One Arachis hypogaea cultivar Tifrunner chromosome 2, arahy.Tifrunner.gnm2.J5K5, whole genome shotgun sequence genomic window, ATAGGCATAACGAACGAGGTCATGATATTTCATTAAAGGAAATGATCGTttcttcaatttaaaaaaaaaggagagaaaaacgcTATGAAAAGGTCTGAGAAAAATTCTAATTGTCATAACTGTAGTCTGGATATATAAAGTAATTTAAATATAGGAGTGTTCTTACAACTTGCAAGTATCATATCTAACATTCTTGCAACTAATTACAAGTTGACGATTTCTTGTTTCACGGCTACACAAAGTTAATTAAAGTTTTACGAGGATAATTTGGTCAAGATAATCTAACTAACTATTTAGTATTATGATATGATTCCAAAGATTTGTGACCTTACCTTAAAAAATAGATACTAGCAAAACACGAGGAGTCGAGTTCGATTATATCCCAAGCAAGATTCACATTCATTGATGCAATCAATCAATTAAGTAAAACAGAGCATTAGCACTGATCACGACCCACGTGCCACTTTTCTATTTCTCCTATCCATGCCTCCATTGCAAAAATCGCTTTCGCATCACGTGCTTGTGGTGCCCAATAGTAGTGACTCCaatttactatattattattattttaatattttctctTACCTATGTATGATTTGGAGTTTGGACCCACATCCATTCTCTATTCTCTATATTAGTCTATTCTTTATTCCCCCACCAAATTttctaataaaaacacaaactatTTCCCACTCTCACTCACTCACCCAACAATAATATAACCCCCTCCATCACAACACTCTTAAATTCATCAATTCACCCTTAGCCAGTTTATTCTCCAACTATCTCTCTCCTCAACTCTCACCCATATATGCATATTTTCTAATATTCTCTCACtccttttgtttatttatttagctACAAAATAGTATTGTCTTGTTTTCCGTACAACTTTCTATTTATATACCCAATTTTTACTTCACTTTTATTCTCCTCATCACAAAAAACTCTCTTTCAAAAATAATGGAAGAGTTGATAATCTCaccttcttcatcttcatctctaGTTTCTACCACAACtccatcatcatcaacaacacaAATGCTTCAACAAAACCTTCAGTTCCTTCTCCAATCGCAACCAAGCTGGTGGGTCTACGCCATCTTCTGGAGCACCACGAAGGACGACAATGGCAACCTCTACCTAGCTTGGGGTGAAGGCCATTTCCAAGGCAACACCAACGAACACACCAAAACGCAACAACAACACAACCAAAACGACGCCGAATGGTTCTACGTCATGTCGTTGACCAGAACCTTCTCCATAgcaaactcttcctcttcttctctacCCGGTAAAGCTTTTGCTTTGGGTTCAGTCCTTTGGCTCAACAGCAAAGAAGAGCTTCAATTCTATAACTGCGAGAGAGCCAAAGAAGCTCACGCTCACGGCATCGAAACCTTGATCTGTATTCCAACCTCAAACGGCGTCGTTGAGATGGGTTCTTACAACACCATCCCTCAGAACTGGAACCTCATCAACCATGTCAAGTCCGTCTTCGAAGACTCCAtggtcaacaacaacaacaataacaataacaataaccacTGTAACAATAACAATCTCCACAACACCGTTCAGCAAATCTTCGAGGACAACGACGACTTTTCCTTCGCCGAGATCAGTTTCATGGCCGGTCTCGAAGAAGGCAGAGAACAAGTCATTTCACGAAAGCAAGCCGACGTAACCGTTGCTTTCAACAAAGAAAGCAAGGATTCGTACGCCGAGTCGGAGCACTCAGACTCCGACTGTCCGTTTCTGAAAACAGAAAacactgaaaataaaaacaaatcggAAGCTCCAAAGAGCAAGAGAGGCAGGAAGCCGGTCCTCAACCGCGAAACGCCGGTGAATCACGTGGAGGCGGAGAGGCAACGGAGGGAGAAACTAAACCACCGATTCTACGCCTTGCGAGCGGTGGTTCCGAACGTTTCGAGGATGGACAAGGCTTCTTTATTGTCCGATGCCGTGGCTTACATCAACGAGTTGAAGGCGAAGATCAAAGATCTTGAATCCGAGAAAGATAACTATCAGCGCAAGAAAAAGGTGAAGCTCGAAACCGGTGATACTATGGACAATCAAAGCACGGTGACAAATTCCTCAACCGTAGTGGATCAAGAGAAATGTAGCAATGGCGTTGTTGCTGAGGTGGATGTGAAGATCATAGGGGACGATGCCATGGTTAGGGTTCAAAGTGAGAATGTGAATCACCCAGGTGCGAGACTCATGGGAGTATTGAGGGATATGGAGTTTCAAGTTCATCATGCTAGCATGACTTGTGTCAATGAATTAATGCTTCAAGATGTTGTTGGAAAAGTCCCCAATGGAATCTTCACAAGTGAAGAGGGTATTCGATCTGCTATTCTCATGAGGTTGGATCATTAATTAGTAGATATGTGTACAAATTTTCACATAATTAAtgtttaattaattagttgtCTGATTAGAGTGTCAGAAATAATTTTGCTAGAATTTTGTTGTTAgtatcataaataaattaaacaagagGAACACTTGAAATTCTAGTGATATGTTTCTGGCTTTGTAGCATTGTGGCGTTGTTTTTGTGAGAAAATCAAGAAATAATGTAGTATAATTTAGACATGGGAGAATCAATAATCTCTTTGATGTTGTTCATAGCTTCTTGAGAGTCATCAATCTTGTATGAAAGAAGTTCCATAGAAATGGTTGATGCTTTAATTTagataatcttttttttttctttacttatTCTTTTTCATGACTTTAATTTTTGTGGTGCTCTGCTGGAGATTCGTACATGCAATAATGTGAATTATTGTTCTGACTATCTGAGGAATCTTGGATGCTTGTCTGTTAGTAAATCCCTTTGAAATTTGAATTGAAGTTCACGGGGTAAATTAAAATAGGtgggtactcccatgaagatattataattatcttcatgtgatgatttttctttttgacccttagatgatagagtgtagggttagattttgatatgttataaaagtgttgtttttatttgaagtgtggccaaatcaataaatcacatttttatacaaagcatcttcataaaaagatgttttttgcatcttcatttgagtagctcccATTAAAATATATCTATGAAAATAGGTAATAATTGGGTATCTTGCTTAGGCTTTCTCGAAATctagtcatcaataatattttcaatttatcatacatatataatatgatatCTCTATGGTCCAACATAACTGTTATAAGGTGTGTTTAATTTAGCGTTTGAACTGTAAAATGCACtatcaattttttgttaaattcgtAAAATTATGGAAAGAATTAAATGAATGAATAGCTAGGATAGTGTTTGGTTATTATCTCAGAATGATAATATAGATGCAAACATGCAATAATACATTAATATAAGATACACAAATTTTATACCATACTTAATGATAATaatacaagacacaaacatacaatataataatacatgaatacaaGATACATAAATTTTATATCTCAACATCACCCCATCactactactatttttcatcatGACTATCATTACTGATTTTTAAACCTGAACCCAAACTCCCAAATTGTTAAAATAAACAATTATGATTTGATTATCAatcaaataattcaaattaaaaattgaatagtaaaaaaaaataaaaataaaaacaaaggtgAAAGAATAGAGAAGGGTAATTGAATCGATGAGATGAAGTCAGCGATGCGACGAAAACGGAGTTGGTGCGAAAGAAAAGATATAGACAAATAAAAAAGTCGACACAACAAAGACAAAAAAAGACAGAGACGAAATAGTCAATAGTAAAAGGCGATATGAAGGTGAAAGAAAAGGCTGAACAAAAGAGAAAGACGATAATAACGGAAAAAAAAATAGgagttaaaattataaataaatttaatattttaaaaaattaataaaaataaaaatataaaatttgtatcTAATTAATTCTGTTATATTATAtctcaatatttaaaaaaaatactaaatacatCTATTTTGTATCTATTTGTATGTCATTGTATCtatgaaaattttatatttcaacAATAAAATAGTGAATATGTACTTGAATAATATAGCAGGAGTAAAAACCTACTAAGATGTGGAATCAAGCCtccttttcctttttaattaaggagagttatatttattttcttattttagtcTATTTGATAATATTTCTTCTGGTTTTTAagttgatatatattatatagtgCTTTCTTTTTTCACATACTTTTTCATACTAGATAATATATATCTAttacattttaattattattatttggcttATACGTATAAATGAGTTATAATGAAACCTCTTCGCTTAGTAGTGTTTCCTCATTTATAAGAGAGATCCTCTCACTAGCTACTATATAAAGAAGT contains:
- the LOC112734183 gene encoding transcription factor bHLH14; protein product: MEELIISPSSSSSLVSTTTPSSSTTQMLQQNLQFLLQSQPSWWVYAIFWSTTKDDNGNLYLAWGEGHFQGNTNEHTKTQQQHNQNDAEWFYVMSLTRTFSIANSSSSSLPGKAFALGSVLWLNSKEELQFYNCERAKEAHAHGIETLICIPTSNGVVEMGSYNTIPQNWNLINHVKSVFEDSMVNNNNNNNNNNHCNNNNLHNTVQQIFEDNDDFSFAEISFMAGLEEGREQVISRKQADVTVAFNKESKDSYAESEHSDSDCPFLKTENTENKNKSEAPKSKRGRKPVLNRETPVNHVEAERQRREKLNHRFYALRAVVPNVSRMDKASLLSDAVAYINELKAKIKDLESEKDNYQRKKKVKLETGDTMDNQSTVTNSSTVVDQEKCSNGVVAEVDVKIIGDDAMVRVQSENVNHPGARLMGVLRDMEFQVHHASMTCVNELMLQDVVGKVPNGIFTSEEGIRSAILMRLDH